One window of Litoribacterium kuwaitense genomic DNA carries:
- the pta gene encoding phosphate acetyltransferase gives MEGWFQSVKEKASRQKATIVFPEAQDERILQAVSQLQKEGVVSPLLIGNEASVQAAAEKSGIDLGGIQVYDPATYDDMDRLVEAFVERRKGKATEAQARDILTNVNYFGTMLVHLGIADGLVSGATHSTADTVRPALQIIKTKPGVKKTSGVFFMGKGTNTYVFADCAINIAPDAADLAEIARESAQTAELFGVDPRVAMLSFSTKGSASSEETERVAEAVRIVHEQAPELVVDGEFQFDAAVVPAVAQKKAPDSPIQGNATVFVFPSLEAGNIGYKIAQRFGEYSAVGPILQGLAKPVNDLSRGCSAEDVYRLALLTAVQSSQND, from the coding sequence ATGGAAGGTTGGTTTCAGTCCGTCAAAGAGAAAGCATCACGTCAAAAAGCAACCATCGTATTTCCGGAAGCGCAAGATGAGCGGATTTTACAGGCCGTCAGTCAATTGCAAAAAGAAGGCGTTGTTTCACCTCTTTTAATTGGAAATGAGGCAAGTGTACAAGCTGCTGCGGAAAAATCTGGTATCGATCTTGGAGGAATTCAAGTATATGATCCAGCGACTTATGATGATATGGATCGTCTAGTCGAAGCGTTTGTTGAGCGGAGAAAAGGGAAAGCAACGGAAGCACAGGCTCGCGACATTTTAACGAATGTAAACTATTTTGGGACGATGCTCGTTCACTTAGGTATCGCCGACGGCTTAGTGAGCGGGGCGACGCATTCGACTGCAGATACCGTTCGGCCTGCATTACAAATCATTAAAACAAAGCCAGGTGTCAAAAAAACATCGGGTGTTTTTTTCATGGGCAAAGGAACCAATACTTATGTTTTTGCAGATTGCGCCATTAATATTGCCCCTGATGCAGCTGATTTAGCAGAAATTGCGCGGGAAAGCGCGCAAACAGCGGAGTTGTTTGGCGTTGATCCACGCGTTGCGATGCTGAGTTTTTCTACAAAAGGATCGGCTTCTTCTGAAGAAACAGAGCGTGTAGCTGAAGCAGTTCGGATCGTGCATGAGCAAGCTCCGGAGCTCGTTGTGGATGGAGAATTTCAGTTTGACGCAGCGGTCGTTCCGGCGGTTGCTCAAAAGAAAGCACCAGATTCTCCAATTCAAGGAAATGCAACAGTTTTCGTATTCCCGAGTTTAGAGGCGGGGAACATCGGCTATAAAATTGCCCAACGTTTTGGGGAATATAGTGCAGTTGGTCCAATACTCCAAGGCTTGGCAAAACCGGTTAATGACCTGTCGCGCGGTTGCAGTGCCGAGGACGTCTACCGACTAGCTTTATTGACGGCCGTTCAGTCTAGTCAAAATGATTGA
- a CDS encoding lipoate--protein ligase family protein, whose product MDLKETAMWRLIDQTTPNPSFRAIDSFAYDDTLCESVGKNGSPPILRGWVHLPTVVLGIQDARLPNIVEAIRYIHDQNTDVVVRNSGGLAVALDSAVLNVSMIMKEAKKSSISTGYDTMVALLHKALQTRHIDFEVGEIKGSYCPGSYDLSINGRKFAGISQRRIRGAVAVQVYLCISGSGSARARFIQDIYKKAANGKPLASIPNLQPEVMGSLEELTGQKLTVTSLMSLLADVLHENGASLAYESLSESEHDRFVYYKKRLVTRNESISQHLI is encoded by the coding sequence ATGGACTTAAAAGAAACTGCAATGTGGAGACTCATTGATCAAACGACACCAAATCCATCGTTTCGTGCCATTGATTCGTTTGCATATGATGATACACTTTGTGAGTCGGTTGGGAAAAATGGAAGTCCCCCTATCCTGCGCGGATGGGTTCACTTGCCAACGGTTGTTCTTGGCATTCAAGATGCACGACTGCCAAACATTGTAGAGGCGATTCGCTATATCCACGACCAAAACACTGATGTCGTCGTTCGCAATTCGGGCGGCCTCGCCGTTGCATTAGATTCTGCCGTTTTAAATGTCAGCATGATTATGAAAGAAGCGAAAAAGAGCTCGATCTCCACTGGCTACGACACCATGGTCGCGCTTCTCCATAAAGCTCTTCAAACTCGCCACATCGATTTTGAGGTTGGCGAAATTAAAGGTTCCTATTGTCCGGGAAGTTATGACTTAAGCATCAACGGCAGAAAATTTGCCGGCATCTCCCAAAGGCGTATTCGTGGTGCTGTAGCAGTCCAAGTGTACCTCTGTATATCCGGCAGCGGGAGCGCCCGAGCAAGGTTCATCCAGGACATTTATAAAAAAGCTGCAAATGGTAAGCCATTGGCTTCGATTCCTAATCTTCAGCCAGAAGTGATGGGTTCTTTGGAAGAGCTCACCGGACAAAAATTAACTGTCACTTCCCTCATGTCACTTCTCGCAGATGTTCTACATGAAAACGGCGCCTCGCTTGCCTACGAATCTCTTTCGGAATCTGAACACGATCGATTCGTTTATTACAAAAAGCGATTGGTCACAAGAAATGAAAGCATCTCTCAACACCTGATTTAA
- a CDS encoding aspartyl-phosphate phosphatase Spo0E family protein, whose product MRSVIHLTDEIELLRKEMYKLYQSLDNLQDPKLVDLSQRLDDKMNQLSEDHMSMRR is encoded by the coding sequence GTGAGAAGTGTGATCCATTTAACTGACGAGATTGAATTGCTTCGAAAAGAAATGTACAAGCTTTATCAATCGCTCGACAATCTTCAAGACCCAAAGCTCGTCGATTTAAGTCAGCGACTGGATGATAAAATGAATCAGCTTAGCGAAGATCATATGTCAATGCGTCGTTAA